One stretch of Campylobacter sp. CCS1377 DNA includes these proteins:
- a CDS encoding arginyltransferase: MEEIPFCTLEDECSYLKDTKCKMEYKYIQNCSALLNQELIFRGWRRFGKYFLRPICDGCKECLSLRIDALNFHFSKQYRRILNKNANTKIILKSPYISNEHLFLYDKYHKFMQQKREWKASELSYRQYYNLYVDGAYEFGGELDFYVDGKLVCVDFIDILKDGISSIYCFYDPDFSHLSLGKFSLLSEIKIAQNLNLKYIYLGYYVKNCQSLMYKADYTPNEILRETSTLNENAFLWEK, encoded by the coding sequence ATAGAAGAAATTCCTTTTTGCACCCTAGAAGATGAATGTTCGTATCTAAAAGATACAAAATGCAAAATGGAATACAAATATATCCAAAATTGCTCAGCCTTACTAAATCAAGAACTGATTTTTAGAGGCTGGAGGCGTTTTGGAAAGTATTTTTTAAGACCAATTTGTGATGGTTGTAAAGAGTGTTTAAGTCTTAGAATTGATGCTTTAAATTTTCATTTTAGTAAGCAATATCGCCGAATTTTAAATAAAAACGCCAATACAAAAATTATATTAAAATCCCCATATATTTCAAATGAGCATTTATTTTTATATGATAAATATCATAAATTTATGCAGCAAAAACGCGAATGGAAGGCTAGTGAATTAAGCTATAGACAGTATTATAATCTTTATGTAGATGGTGCTTATGAATTTGGCGGTGAGCTTGATTTTTATGTAGATGGAAAATTGGTTTGTGTTGATTTTATTGATATTTTAAAAGATGGAATTTCGAGTATTTATTGTTTTTATGATCCTGATTTTTCTCATTTGTCTTTGGGTAAATTTTCTTTACTTAGCGAGATTAAAATTGCACAAAATTTAAATCTTAAATATATTTATTTAGGATATTATGTAAAAAATTGTCAATCTTTAATGTATAAAGCCGATTATACACCTAATGAAATTTTAAGAGAAACAAGCACTTTAAATGAAAATGCTTTTTTATGGGAGAAATAA
- a CDS encoding adenylosuccinate lyase, giving the protein MQVIQTLQSIHVNTDDVAIFDYFKALIKKNFSKVIGKKNKIFSFFEESEIPQRRYFLKLLNTQYKKISGEDIENINFAHQKTFRLNFQQENTLKPVIFIKVDFDGGLIFKFDTNERLFVAYIKQYFKNHHCEYDENLKILTIDYKDESTFSLFEIFANESEHLKYCVNFNIDEEKYKNFKKQIHKKEEVKWKFNALAKLFNNYFTTLECTPQNNLDEIRQKYLILVKLYHPDFYHGKSSIEKAYARERFEKIQIAYDNLKALYKNNT; this is encoded by the coding sequence ATGCAAGTAATTCAAACTTTACAAAGCATTCATGTTAATACTGATGATGTGGCAATTTTTGATTATTTTAAGGCTTTGATAAAAAAGAATTTTTCTAAGGTTATAGGCAAAAAAAATAAGATTTTTTCTTTTTTCGAGGAGAGTGAAATTCCTCAACGCAGATATTTTTTAAAATTGCTTAATACTCAATATAAAAAAATTTCTGGAGAAGATATAGAAAATATTAATTTTGCGCACCAAAAAACTTTTAGGCTCAATTTCCAACAAGAAAATACCTTAAAGCCTGTTATTTTTATTAAAGTCGATTTTGATGGGGGTTTGATTTTTAAATTTGATACCAATGAGAGATTGTTTGTGGCTTATATTAAACAATATTTTAAAAATCATCATTGTGAGTATGATGAAAATTTAAAAATTTTAACTATTGATTATAAAGATGAAAGCACTTTTTCGCTTTTTGAAATTTTTGCCAATGAAAGTGAGCATTTAAAATACTGCGTGAATTTTAATATTGATGAAGAAAAATATAAAAATTTCAAAAAACAAATTCACAAAAAAGAAGAAGTAAAGTGGAAATTTAATGCTCTAGCTAAGCTTTTTAATAATTATTTCACCACTTTAGAATGCACCCCGCAAAATAATTTAGATGAAATTCGTCAAAAATATCTTATTTTGGTTAAACTTTATCATCCTGATTTTTATCACGGAAAGAGTTCTATAGAAAAAGCTTATGCAAGAGAGAGATTTGAAAAAATTCAAATCGCTTATGATAATCTTAAGGCCCTTTATAAAAACAATACCTAA
- a CDS encoding protein-L-isoaspartate(D-aspartate) O-methyltransferase — translation MNTFEQKRVQTMTEEIAKNVFINEELFKAFCAVPREIFSPLKAHAYRLDALPLASNQWISSPLTVAKMTMALEFKGADSVLEIGCGSGYQAAILSKVIRRVFTIERIEKLAKSAANTFRTLGFSNINVRFDDGQNGWKNYAPYDRILFSAYATYIPEILFEQLSDDGILVAPLLENGRQYITKFTKKDGKTHKQTLEECLFVPILDGKN, via the coding sequence ATGAACACTTTTGAACAAAAACGCGTTCAAACCATGACTGAAGAAATTGCTAAAAATGTATTTATCAACGAAGAACTTTTTAAAGCTTTTTGTGCAGTACCACGCGAAATTTTTTCCCCACTTAAAGCCCATGCTTACCGCCTTGATGCTTTACCACTTGCTTCTAATCAATGGATAAGCTCTCCTTTAACTGTAGCAAAAATGACAATGGCGCTTGAATTTAAAGGTGCTGATAGTGTATTAGAAATTGGCTGTGGGAGTGGCTATCAAGCTGCAATTTTAAGCAAAGTTATAAGACGCGTTTTTACTATAGAACGCATCGAAAAACTTGCAAAAAGCGCAGCCAATACCTTTAGAACTCTTGGATTTTCAAACATTAATGTGCGTTTTGACGATGGGCAAAATGGCTGGAAAAATTATGCACCTTATGATAGAATTTTATTTTCTGCTTATGCTACTTATATTCCTGAAATTTTATTTGAGCAATTAAGTGATGATGGTATTTTGGTTGCACCCTTATTAGAAAATGGGCGTCAATATATCACAAAATTCACGAAAAAAGATGGAAAAACTCACAAGCAAACTCTTGAAGAATGCCTGTTTGTGCCGATATTAGATGGTAAAAATTAG
- a CDS encoding gamma carbonic anhydrase family protein, with protein sequence MLMKFKGKTPELGKNVFVADGAKVIGEVEIGDESSVWFNCVLRGDVNFIKIGKRTNIQDLTTIHVWHREFNMDGSLKDAGFPTSIGDDVTIGHNCVIHACTIGSRVLVGMNAVVMDAAVIGDDSIVGAGSVVTKGKKFPPKSLILGNPAKVVRELSDEEVEFLKQSALNYVEFKNEFLKEQG encoded by the coding sequence ATGTTGATGAAATTTAAGGGAAAAACCCCAGAATTAGGAAAAAATGTTTTTGTTGCAGATGGGGCTAAGGTTATTGGTGAAGTTGAAATTGGCGATGAGAGCAGTGTTTGGTTTAACTGTGTTTTAAGAGGCGATGTGAATTTTATCAAAATTGGCAAAAGGACAAATATACAAGATTTAACAACCATCCATGTGTGGCATAGGGAATTTAATATGGATGGAAGTTTGAAAGATGCGGGTTTTCCTACTAGTATAGGTGATGATGTGACTATAGGCCATAATTGCGTGATTCATGCTTGCACGATAGGCTCTCGTGTTCTTGTGGGTATGAATGCGGTTGTAATGGACGCAGCGGTGATTGGCGATGATAGTATAGTAGGAGCGGGTAGCGTGGTGACTAAGGGTAAGAAATTTCCGCCAAAATCACTTATTTTAGGAAATCCTGCCAAAGTTGTGCGCGAATTAAGCGATGAAGAAGTGGAGTTTTTAAAACAGTCGGCTTTAAATTATGTTGAATTTAAAAATGAGTTTTTAAAGGAGCAAGGATAA
- a CDS encoding nicotinate phosphoribosyltransferase produces MQAKPNLALLCDFYELTMMQGYYLNGLENKICYFDIFFRKIPDHGSFAIFAGLDDILDFISNLHFSKEDINYLRSQNIFKESFLEYLENFKFSGEIYAMQEGEIIFPNEPLMIIKTNAIEAQLLETFFLLSINHQSLIATKANRIVRSAKNLPVLEFGARRAHGSEAALKGARAAIIGGCVASSCTLAGKNYNITTSGTMAHSWIQMFSDEFEAFCRYLELYPKNPILLIDTYHYKQGLNNAIKAFKKFKVRQCGVRIDSGNLEVLSKEIRVILDQNDLKECKIIASNSLDEKSIEKLLADNAPINAFGVGERLITASSDPTFGCVYKLVAIEENETITPKIKISEDKQKTTIPHFKKLFRIYDKKSQKMLFDELYIYDENLAKLDENLERKELLKCIFKEGKILNKQSNIKKIASYTKDQISKLDEKFLDFSNKEKYKIKLSKNLKNLQKKLIKN; encoded by the coding sequence ATGCAAGCAAAGCCAAATCTTGCTTTGCTTTGCGATTTCTACGAATTAACCATGATGCAAGGCTATTATCTTAATGGACTTGAAAATAAAATTTGTTATTTTGATATATTTTTTAGAAAAATTCCAGATCACGGTTCTTTTGCTATATTTGCTGGACTTGATGATATACTTGATTTTATCTCAAATTTACATTTTAGCAAAGAAGATATAAACTATTTGCGTTCGCAAAATATCTTTAAAGAAAGTTTTTTAGAATATTTAGAAAATTTCAAATTTAGCGGCGAAATTTATGCCATGCAAGAAGGCGAAATCATTTTTCCTAATGAACCTTTGATGATTATTAAAACCAATGCTATCGAAGCACAACTTCTTGAAACTTTTTTTCTTCTTAGTATTAATCATCAAAGTTTAATTGCCACAAAAGCAAACCGCATTGTAAGATCAGCTAAAAATCTACCTGTGCTTGAATTTGGGGCACGCAGGGCACATGGAAGCGAAGCAGCACTCAAAGGTGCAAGAGCGGCGATAATAGGAGGTTGCGTGGCAAGTTCTTGCACGCTTGCAGGAAAAAATTATAATATCACAACAAGCGGAACAATGGCGCATTCTTGGATACAAATGTTTAGCGATGAATTTGAAGCCTTTTGTCGTTATTTAGAACTTTACCCTAAAAACCCCATTCTGCTTATTGATACCTATCATTACAAGCAAGGCTTAAATAATGCTATAAAAGCATTTAAAAAATTTAAAGTTAGGCAGTGTGGAGTGCGCATTGACTCTGGAAATTTAGAAGTGCTTAGTAAAGAAATTCGAGTTATTTTAGATCAAAATGATTTAAAAGAATGCAAAATCATTGCTTCAAATTCCTTAGATGAAAAAAGTATAGAAAAACTTCTTGCAGACAATGCGCCTATTAATGCTTTTGGAGTTGGTGAAAGACTCATTACTGCTTCAAGTGATCCTACTTTTGGCTGTGTTTATAAACTCGTAGCTATAGAAGAAAACGAAACCATAACGCCCAAAATTAAGATCAGTGAGGATAAACAAAAAACAACCATACCGCATTTTAAAAAACTTTTTAGAATTTATGATAAAAAAAGCCAAAAAATGCTTTTCGATGAGCTTTATATTTATGATGAAAATTTAGCCAAACTTGATGAAAATTTAGAAAGAAAAGAACTCTTAAAATGCATTTTTAAAGAAGGTAAAATTCTTAACAAACAAAGCAATATTAAAAAAATTGCCTCATACACAAAAGATCAAATTTCAAAGCTGGATGAGAAATTCTTGGATTTTAGCAACAAAGAAAAATATAAAATCAAACTTTCAAAAAATTTAAAAAATTTGCAAAAAAAATTGATAAAAAATTAG
- a CDS encoding ribonucleotide-diphosphate reductase subunit beta, with product MDRKRIYNPNSNETLTERKVFSGNPHGILNFTKAKYTWALKLWDIMEANTWFPKEVDTTKDALDYRCNLTSAEKRMYDLVWSQLISMDSFQTNNLADNINPYITAPEINAVLARQAYEEANHSKSYAVMVEAICDNTDLIYEMEKYDETLREKNDFISSIYEELAGDVDDNKLLLAMVANQILEGVYFYSGFTAIYALARAGKMLGSAQMIRFIQRDEITHLLLFQNMINSVRKERPDLFNDKNINKIYDMFKKAGDLEIKWGKYITQNQIMGFTDDIIEEYIHYLVDQRLIAINLDKIYNAKHPIKWVDDFSKFNDQKSNFFESKVTNYSKGSISFDDF from the coding sequence ATGGATAGAAAAAGAATTTATAACCCAAACTCAAATGAAACTTTAACAGAACGCAAGGTTTTCAGTGGAAATCCGCACGGAATTTTAAATTTTACAAAAGCAAAATACACTTGGGCTTTAAAACTTTGGGATATTATGGAAGCAAACACTTGGTTTCCAAAAGAAGTAGATACTACTAAAGACGCACTAGATTATCGTTGTAATCTTACAAGTGCTGAAAAAAGAATGTATGATCTTGTATGGTCACAACTCATTTCTATGGATAGTTTTCAAACCAATAATTTAGCCGATAACATCAATCCTTACATCACTGCGCCTGAAATCAATGCGGTTTTAGCACGCCAAGCTTATGAAGAAGCAAATCACTCAAAGTCTTATGCAGTAATGGTTGAAGCGATTTGTGATAATACAGATTTAATCTATGAAATGGAAAAATACGACGAAACTTTGCGTGAAAAAAATGATTTTATTTCAAGCATTTATGAGGAATTAGCCGGCGATGTGGATGATAATAAACTTCTTTTGGCTATGGTAGCAAATCAAATTTTAGAGGGTGTTTATTTTTACAGTGGATTTACCGCAATTTATGCGCTTGCAAGAGCAGGTAAAATGCTAGGTTCTGCACAAATGATTCGTTTTATCCAAAGAGATGAAATCACCCATCTTTTGCTTTTTCAAAATATGATTAATTCTGTTCGCAAAGAAAGACCCGATTTATTTAATGATAAAAATATAAATAAAATTTATGATATGTTTAAAAAAGCGGGCGATTTAGAAATTAAATGGGGCAAATACATCACTCAAAATCAAATCATGGGCTTTACAGATGATATTATAGAAGAATATATCCATTATCTTGTAGATCAAAGACTTATTGCTATCAACCTTGACAAAATTTACAACGCAAAACATCCTATCAAATGGGTAGATGATTTTTCCAAATTTAACGACCAAAAAAGCAATTTCTTTGAAAGTAAGGTTACTAATTATTCTAAAGGTAGCATAAGTTTTGATGATTTTTAA
- a CDS encoding RDD family protein, translated as MSSKAKLATKWMRFRAFLIDIFMIYVPLLYLCYFSLGKEVFLKNEWFIFACWISFGLIQTLFFVKNAQSPGCKAYDMYLISSINHKKVSFIQALLRFLVFIFTYSIIIGLIFPFLRKDGLGIHDLLSKSYLVVKAKDNG; from the coding sequence ATGTCAAGCAAAGCAAAACTTGCTACTAAATGGATGAGATTTAGAGCATTTTTAATAGATATTTTTATGATCTATGTTCCCTTGCTTTATTTGTGTTATTTCTCTTTAGGTAAAGAAGTTTTTTTAAAAAATGAATGGTTTATTTTTGCTTGTTGGATCAGCTTTGGACTTATACAAACTTTATTTTTTGTAAAAAATGCTCAAAGTCCAGGTTGCAAAGCTTATGATATGTATCTTATTAGTAGCATTAATCATAAAAAAGTAAGTTTTATACAAGCATTATTAAGATTTTTGGTATTTATTTTTACTTATTCAATTATTATAGGTTTAATATTTCCATTCCTACGCAAAGACGGCTTGGGAATTCATGATTTATTAAGCAAATCTTATCTTGTAGTAAAGGCAAAAGACAATGGATAG
- the pyrE gene encoding orotate phosphoribosyltransferase, giving the protein MNLEQIYKECGAYLQGHFLLSSGKHSEFYLQSAKVLENPQLAGKLCDELAKIIFSYDVEFDSVCSPALGGILAGYELARACNKRFIFTERVEKQMTLRRGFEVKKGEKFIICEDIITTGGSALESAEIIESLGGVVVGFAALANRGFCAVKNLNTTKKDNAKLPDNLPLFVLGNFEFDIYEAEQCPLCKQGSTAIKPGSRGN; this is encoded by the coding sequence ATGAATTTAGAACAAATTTATAAAGAATGTGGTGCATATTTACAAGGACATTTTCTTTTAAGCTCGGGAAAGCATTCTGAGTTTTACTTGCAAAGTGCTAAAGTATTAGAAAATCCGCAACTTGCTGGCAAACTTTGTGATGAATTAGCAAAAATTATTTTTAGTTATGATGTTGAATTTGATAGTGTTTGCTCCCCCGCACTGGGTGGAATTTTAGCAGGTTATGAACTAGCAAGAGCTTGCAATAAACGCTTTATTTTTACCGAAAGAGTAGAAAAGCAAATGACTTTAAGACGTGGCTTTGAAGTTAAAAAAGGCGAAAAATTCATTATCTGTGAAGATATTATCACAACAGGTGGAAGTGCTTTGGAAAGTGCTGAAATCATAGAGAGTTTAGGCGGAGTTGTAGTAGGATTTGCAGCTTTAGCAAATCGTGGTTTTTGTGCAGTAAAAAATCTCAACACAACAAAAAAAGACAATGCAAAATTGCCTGATAATTTACCGCTTTTTGTTTTAGGAAATTTTGAATTTGATATCTATGAGGCAGAGCAATGTCCGCTTTGCAAGCAAGGTAGCACAGCTATAAAACCAGGAAGTCGTGGAAATTAA
- the frr gene encoding ribosome recycling factor, with protein MLSEILNKQKTQNEKSLEALKKDFTTLRTGKVNIHILDHISVDYYGTQTPLNQVATVLASDASTISITPWEKPMLKTIESAIAAANIGVNPNNDGESVKLFFPPMTREQREENVKQAKAMGEKAKVSIRNIRKDANDAVKKLEKDKAISEDEAKKAYDDVQKLTDTYTAKIDESVKNKEVELLKV; from the coding sequence ATGCTAAGCGAAATTTTAAACAAACAAAAAACCCAAAATGAAAAAAGTCTAGAAGCTTTAAAAAAAGACTTTACCACACTACGCACCGGCAAAGTTAATATCCATATACTTGATCATATCAGCGTTGATTATTATGGCACTCAAACTCCTCTAAATCAAGTCGCAACGGTACTTGCAAGCGATGCTTCAACCATTAGCATTACTCCTTGGGAAAAACCTATGTTAAAAACAATAGAAAGCGCTATCGCAGCAGCAAATATAGGTGTAAATCCAAATAATGATGGCGAAAGCGTGAAATTATTTTTCCCACCAATGACTAGAGAGCAAAGAGAAGAAAATGTCAAACAAGCCAAAGCCATGGGAGAAAAAGCAAAAGTTTCTATAAGAAACATTCGTAAAGATGCAAACGATGCAGTAAAAAAGCTCGAAAAAGACAAAGCTATTTCTGAAGATGAAGCCAAAAAAGCTTATGATGATGTGCAAAAACTTACCGATACTTATACTGCAAAAATTGACGAGAGCGTAAAAAATAAAGAAGTAGAGCTTCTAAAGGTTTGA
- the secG gene encoding preprotein translocase subunit SecG, translating into MITLLLIVQFTLVVVICIAVLLQKSSSIGLGAYSGSNESLFGAKGPAGFLAKFTFIMGVALIANTIALGYLYNQNSKSSLAEQIQIPSNENNSTNVPSAPAIPMAPSIPMQNTDQNNTTN; encoded by the coding sequence ATGATTACTCTATTACTTATTGTTCAATTTACCCTTGTTGTTGTTATCTGTATAGCAGTTTTACTACAAAAAAGTTCAAGCATAGGACTTGGAGCATATAGTGGAAGTAATGAAAGTTTATTTGGCGCCAAAGGACCTGCGGGATTTTTAGCTAAATTTACCTTTATAATGGGCGTGGCTCTAATAGCAAATACCATAGCTTTAGGATATTTATATAATCAAAATTCCAAGTCTTCACTTGCAGAACAAATTCAGATTCCTTCAAACGAAAACAACTCCACTAATGTTCCATCGGCTCCAGCAATTCCTATGGCACCAAGCATACCTATGCAAAATACCGATCAAAACAATACTACAAATTAA
- a CDS encoding Bax inhibitor-1/YccA family protein produces the protein MSLYDRDYSKSREFDSIRSSELSVFIKQTYQLFAASLLAATVGAYVGIYALAEFFFRSQATFWILFIVEIGLLFALMYKKREAPLNLILLFAFTFCSGLTLTPLLISVLALPAGGVIVAQAFALTTVAFAGLSIFAMNTKKDFTMMGKALFIVLLIVVAASILNIFMQSGLLNLAISAVAAILFSFYILYDTQNIIRGNYETPIEGAVALYLDFVNLFISLLNILRSVNR, from the coding sequence ATGAGTCTTTATGACAGAGATTATTCAAAATCAAGAGAATTTGATAGCATTCGCTCTAGCGAATTAAGTGTTTTCATTAAGCAAACTTACCAGCTTTTTGCTGCCTCACTTCTAGCCGCAACTGTAGGTGCTTATGTAGGAATTTATGCTTTAGCAGAATTCTTTTTTAGATCTCAAGCGACTTTTTGGATACTTTTTATAGTTGAAATTGGTTTGTTATTTGCATTAATGTATAAAAAAAGAGAAGCTCCGCTTAATCTGATTTTGCTTTTTGCTTTTACTTTTTGTTCTGGCTTAACGCTAACTCCGTTACTTATCTCAGTCCTTGCTTTACCAGCAGGCGGAGTAATCGTTGCTCAAGCCTTTGCTTTAACAACAGTGGCTTTTGCGGGACTTAGTATTTTTGCTATGAATACTAAAAAAGATTTTACAATGATGGGAAAAGCTTTATTTATCGTACTTTTAATCGTAGTTGCAGCTTCGATTCTTAACATATTTATGCAAAGCGGTCTATTAAATTTAGCCATTTCAGCAGTTGCTGCGATTTTATTTTCATTTTATATTCTTTATGATACACAAAATATCATTCGCGGAAATTACGAAACCCCAATTGAAGGAGCTGTAGCTCTTTATCTTGATTTTGTAAATCTTTTTATATCTTTACTTAATATTTTAAGAAGTGTTAATCGATAA
- a CDS encoding carbonic anhydrase, translated as MDNLIKGAIKFMQEDFKEHQELFMSLKNKQNPHTLFIGCADSRVIPNLITNTGPGELFVVRNIANIVPPYRVGNDYLATTSAIEYALSSLHIKNIIVCGHSNCGGCAALYNQEALKDAPNVKKWLMMLEPIKEDVLRFASNDLAMRSWLTEKLNIVNSLQNLLTYPGVQKALDEGKIELHAWYYIIETGEIYEYDFKAKIFVLIENKGKK; from the coding sequence ATGGATAATTTAATTAAAGGTGCTATTAAATTTATGCAAGAAGATTTCAAAGAGCACCAAGAACTTTTTATGAGTTTGAAAAATAAACAAAATCCTCATACTTTATTTATAGGTTGTGCTGATTCTAGGGTTATACCAAATTTAATTACAAATACAGGTCCTGGCGAGCTTTTTGTTGTTAGAAATATCGCAAATATAGTCCCGCCTTATCGCGTGGGCAATGATTATTTGGCCACAACTTCAGCTATAGAATACGCGTTAAGCTCTTTGCATATTAAAAACATTATTGTTTGTGGGCATAGTAATTGCGGCGGTTGTGCTGCACTTTATAATCAAGAAGCTTTAAAAGATGCTCCAAATGTAAAAAAATGGCTTATGATGCTAGAGCCTATAAAAGAAGATGTGTTAAGATTTGCAAGTAATGATCTAGCAATGCGTTCTTGGCTAACTGAAAAGTTAAATATAGTGAATTCTTTACAAAATTTACTCACTTATCCAGGAGTGCAAAAAGCTTTAGATGAGGGTAAGATAGAGCTTCATGCTTGGTATTATATCATAGAGACAGGCGAAATTTATGAATACGATTTTAAGGCAAAAATTTTTGTTTTAATCGAAAATAAAGGAAAAAAATGA
- a CDS encoding mechanosensitive ion channel family protein, which produces MKKIFLILVVFVCVLFSQELKFFDANKSNANEKTSYSLVEKYVLINEQIKDYQEQEDANVSLFSGEIKVLEKQKQNILVEIPSVIVTQKTDENAVNNFLKIKKSIENKIKKNKNNPSVYVDSSLDLIYLNLVESFYSSFIGLEQLFKDAAQSSSIEKSIDQSIGRLQKVMVYNFDEMKSKITDESILKTLEEKEEKLKDRSLAYQEILSYLRTNASLLESNYLFSKLGLQNWIDKINQIANFESINLGKIVISALVLLIFFSLRKFFSHIVYFVLVKLFYKSKENLKDIKAIFIEHIQKPVGILLLVYAASICFTIIYYPTPVSIKITNLFYIAYAILIAWLILTALDSYGVILVSKLAQKSGKKEVVNLIIKILYFLIIVVALLFVLAQLGFNVSALVASLGIGGLAVALAAKDIIANFFASVLLLFDNSFNQGDWVEISGVEGTIVETGLRKTTIRTFDNSLVFLPNSTIMGANIKNWSKRRIGRHVKMYIGVTYGATPEQLESCIKDLKELLNTSDLVAHADDSALKYGDHRAKYRQNLVSINDLEGYKNACYVALSDFGDNSINIELYFYTKAIDAAEFRESKQILMLEFMRIVEKNGLSFAFPSRSIYIENLPKINLSK; this is translated from the coding sequence ATGAAAAAGATTTTTTTGATTTTGGTTGTATTTGTTTGTGTGCTTTTTTCGCAAGAACTTAAATTTTTTGATGCTAATAAAAGTAATGCAAATGAAAAGACAAGTTATTCTTTGGTGGAAAAATATGTTTTAATTAACGAGCAGATTAAAGATTATCAAGAGCAAGAAGATGCCAATGTTAGTCTTTTTTCGGGCGAAATTAAAGTTTTAGAGAAACAAAAACAAAATATTTTAGTTGAAATTCCTTCTGTTATTGTCACACAAAAAACAGATGAAAATGCAGTAAATAATTTTTTAAAAATTAAAAAAAGTATAGAAAATAAGATTAAAAAAAACAAAAACAATCCTAGTGTTTATGTGGATTCTAGTTTAGATTTGATTTATTTAAATTTGGTCGAAAGTTTTTATTCTTCCTTTATAGGATTGGAGCAGCTTTTCAAGGATGCAGCTCAAAGTTCAAGTATAGAAAAAAGCATAGATCAAAGTATTGGTCGTCTTCAAAAAGTTATGGTTTATAATTTTGATGAAATGAAAAGTAAAATTACTGATGAGAGTATTTTAAAAACTTTGGAAGAAAAGGAAGAAAAGCTTAAAGATCGTTCACTTGCTTATCAAGAAATTTTGTCTTATTTAAGAACTAATGCAAGCTTGTTGGAGAGTAATTATTTATTTAGTAAATTAGGTTTGCAAAATTGGATAGATAAAATCAATCAAATTGCAAATTTTGAAAGTATAAATTTAGGAAAAATTGTTATTTCTGCACTCGTGCTTTTGATATTCTTTTCTTTGCGAAAATTTTTCTCTCATATTGTGTATTTTGTGCTTGTAAAATTATTTTATAAGAGTAAAGAAAATTTAAAAGATATTAAGGCAATATTTATAGAACATATACAAAAGCCTGTCGGAATTTTGTTGCTTGTTTATGCTGCAAGTATTTGTTTTACTATAATTTATTATCCTACGCCTGTTTCGATTAAAATTACTAATTTATTTTATATTGCTTATGCAATTTTAATTGCTTGGCTGATCTTGACTGCGCTTGATAGTTACGGTGTGATTTTGGTTTCAAAACTCGCCCAAAAAAGTGGCAAAAAAGAAGTGGTGAATTTAATCATTAAGATTTTATATTTTCTCATTATTGTTGTGGCTTTGCTTTTTGTTTTAGCACAGCTTGGATTTAATGTTTCTGCTCTTGTGGCCTCTTTAGGTATTGGTGGTTTGGCAGTGGCTTTGGCGGCAAAAGATATTATTGCAAATTTCTTTGCTTCGGTTCTTTTGCTATTTGATAATAGTTTTAATCAAGGCGATTGGGTTGAAATTTCAGGCGTTGAAGGAACTATAGTAGAAACTGGACTTAGAAAAACGACCATAAGAACTTTTGATAATTCCTTAGTGTTTTTACCAAATTCAACCATTATGGGAGCCAATATTAAAAATTGGAGCAAAAGACGCATAGGGCGTCATGTGAAAATGTATATAGGGGTAACTTATGGCGCTACTCCTGAACAGCTTGAATCTTGCATTAAAGATTTAAAAGAGCTTTTAAATACTAGTGATTTGGTTGCACATGCAGATGATAGTGCTTTAAAATATGGTGATCATAGGGCAAAATATCGCCAAAATTTAGTTTCAATTAATGATTTAGAAGGCTATAAAAATGCTTGTTATGTGGCTTTGAGTGATTTTGGGGATAATAGCATTAATATAGAATTGTATTTTTATACCAAGGCTATAGATGCGGCTGAATTTAGAGAATCAAAACAAATTTTAATGCTTGAATTTATGAGAATAGTTGAAAAAAATGGTTTGAGTTTTGCTTTTCCAAGTCGTAGTATTTACATCGAAAACTTACCAAAAATTAATTTAAGCAAATAA